A single Gemmatimonadota bacterium DNA region contains:
- a CDS encoding ADP-ribosylglycohydrolase family protein — MSNTIKTSETHPIRVDSLRPKDGYGRIGVTLCPGKKYPWGLAGNWERDLDPDLDRISRWGATAVVSLITREEIRDLEVQDLSLAVADRHMEWWHLPIPDGQPPGAEFEKAWVHAGAAIRDRLRLGFDVLVHCKGGLGRAGTVAARLLVEFGERPDDAIDRVREARSPNALETRDQERHVQQCETVVPVLPSTTAESIRDRAIGAFLGLAVGDAVGTTLEFERRDAQQRMEDMVGGGPFGLAAGEWTDDTTMALALAESLANCGMLDVRDLMDRFVRWMRKGEYSCTGHCFDIGNTTRAALTRYERTGDPLAGSTDPHSAGNGSLMRLSPVALRYWDDRAILDAAAAEQSRTTHGAETAVDACRGFAALLADAISGKAKADLLAPRSFDGAPEISRILAGSWRGKAREEISSSGYVASTMEAALWSVARTSDFRSAVLVAANLADDADTVAAVTGQLAGALYGLGGIPDDWLGRVAWKDRLLDVAGRLSSRTG; from the coding sequence ATGTCCAATACAATAAAAACAAGCGAGACCCACCCCATTCGCGTCGACTCGTTACGTCCGAAGGACGGCTACGGCCGCATCGGCGTCACCCTGTGCCCCGGCAAGAAATACCCCTGGGGCCTCGCGGGGAACTGGGAACGCGACCTTGACCCGGACCTCGACCGGATCAGCAGGTGGGGCGCTACAGCGGTCGTCAGCCTGATCACCAGGGAAGAAATCCGGGACCTGGAGGTGCAGGACCTTTCCCTGGCGGTCGCGGACCGGCACATGGAGTGGTGGCACCTGCCCATACCGGACGGGCAGCCGCCTGGAGCGGAATTCGAAAAGGCCTGGGTACATGCGGGAGCGGCCATCCGGGACCGCCTGCGGCTCGGCTTCGACGTGCTCGTTCACTGCAAAGGCGGCCTGGGCCGTGCGGGGACCGTCGCCGCGCGTTTGCTCGTGGAGTTCGGCGAACGTCCGGACGATGCGATAGACCGCGTACGAGAGGCCCGTTCGCCGAATGCCCTGGAAACGCGCGACCAGGAGCGCCACGTACAACAGTGCGAGACGGTGGTACCGGTGCTGCCCTCGACGACCGCGGAAAGCATCCGGGACCGTGCGATCGGCGCCTTCCTGGGTCTCGCGGTGGGGGACGCGGTCGGCACGACGCTCGAGTTCGAGCGCCGCGACGCACAGCAGCGCATGGAAGACATGGTGGGCGGCGGTCCCTTCGGTCTGGCCGCCGGCGAATGGACCGACGACACCACGATGGCGCTGGCCCTGGCCGAAAGCCTTGCCAATTGCGGGATGCTCGACGTCCGGGACCTGATGGACCGGTTCGTCCGCTGGATGAGAAAAGGGGAATACTCCTGTACCGGCCATTGCTTCGACATCGGGAATACCACACGCGCGGCCCTCACCCGATATGAACGAACCGGCGATCCGCTCGCCGGCTCCACTGACCCGCACTCCGCGGGAAACGGCTCGCTGATGCGGCTTTCGCCCGTCGCCCTGCGCTACTGGGACGACCGCGCAATACTCGACGCAGCGGCGGCGGAACAGTCCCGGACGACGCACGGAGCCGAAACCGCGGTGGATGCCTGCCGGGGCTTCGCGGCCCTGCTGGCGGATGCCATATCCGGAAAGGCGAAAGCGGACCTTCTCGCGCCGAGATCCTTCGACGGGGCGCCGGAGATCTCCCGGATCCTGGCCGGAAGCTGGCGAGGAAAAGCCCGGGAAGAGATCAGCTCGAGCGGTTACGTCGCCAGCACGATGGAAGCCGCCCTCTGGTCGGTGGCACGCACCTCCGATTTCCGCAGCGCCGTGCTGGTCGCGGCCAACCTGGCCGACGACGCCGACACGGTCGCCGCGGTGACGGGACAACTCGCCGGAGCGCTGTACGGTCTTGGCGGCATCCCCGACGACTGGCTCGGCCGGGTCGCCTGGAAGGATCGCCTGCTGGACGTGGCAGGCCGATTGTCGAGCAGGACTGGTTGA
- a CDS encoding PLP-dependent aspartate aminotransferase family protein yields the protein MNEEHGFITRSIHAGEAEHTSATPIYQSTTVDGAYLRGSNPTFSAFEEKMCALEGGGRSIATACGMASVTQAVMTLISAGSRIVSHQTTYVWTRHFMSEELPRLGFDVEIIDMRDPKQLDTALEKPTDVVYFEPLANPTLDIIDTPTVIRKAHAAGAKVVIDNTFLSPHLFRPMDLGADVVLHSATKYLCGHGDALAGIITTRDPELGEEVKRTRNTYGGILSPLNAFLLLRGIKTLSIRMDRHVENAGAVAAFLESHPRVRRTWYPGLPSTPGHEVARAQWTGYGGMVSFEIAEGTIDRFLDRVRLCRPWVSLGDVGSLVTGDREGQRVRMSVGLEDAEDIIRDLEQALER from the coding sequence ATGAACGAAGAGCACGGATTCATCACGCGGTCCATCCACGCGGGCGAGGCGGAGCACACGTCGGCGACGCCAATCTACCAGTCAACCACGGTGGACGGCGCCTACCTCCGGGGAAGCAATCCCACATTCTCGGCATTCGAGGAAAAGATGTGCGCCTTGGAAGGTGGGGGACGCAGCATCGCCACGGCCTGCGGCATGGCGTCGGTTACCCAGGCCGTGATGACCCTCATCAGCGCGGGCTCCAGGATCGTCAGCCACCAGACGACCTATGTCTGGACCCGGCACTTCATGTCCGAGGAACTCCCCAGGCTCGGGTTCGATGTCGAGATCATCGACATGCGCGATCCGAAACAGCTCGATACGGCCCTCGAGAAACCCACGGACGTCGTCTACTTCGAACCGCTGGCCAATCCCACCCTGGACATCATCGACACGCCCACGGTTATCCGCAAGGCCCACGCGGCCGGCGCGAAGGTCGTAATCGACAACACGTTCCTGTCCCCCCATCTGTTCCGGCCGATGGATCTCGGAGCCGACGTAGTGCTGCACAGTGCCACCAAGTACCTCTGCGGTCACGGCGACGCGCTGGCCGGGATCATAACGACCCGTGACCCCGAACTCGGCGAAGAGGTTAAACGCACGCGGAACACCTACGGAGGCATACTCAGCCCGCTAAACGCCTTCCTCCTGCTCAGGGGGATCAAGACGCTGTCCATCCGCATGGACCGGCACGTCGAGAACGCCGGGGCCGTGGCGGCCTTCCTGGAGTCGCACCCCCGAGTACGACGGACCTGGTATCCCGGACTTCCCTCCACGCCCGGACACGAGGTTGCGCGGGCGCAGTGGACAGGCTACGGAGGGATGGTAAGCTTCGAGATTGCCGAGGGAACCATCGATCGATTCCTCGACCGCGTGCGCCTGTGCCGGCCCTGGGTGAGCCTGGGCGACGTGGGTTCGCTCGTCACCGGAGACCGCGAGGGCCAACGCGTCAGGATGTCCGTGGGACTCGAAGACGCCGAAGATATCATCCGGGACCTCGAGCAGGCGCTGGAGCGTTAA
- a CDS encoding DegT/DnrJ/EryC1/StrS family aminotransferase, with amino-acid sequence MAESLAIDGGTPVRTENWPPLIPGGAVYGEEEKRAAIEVIEARSPFRYYGIEPLGKVDRFEAAYARYVGTRFALATHSGSTALSVALAALDAGPGTEVIMPAFMWIADVNAVVHLRAVPVLADIDETLNLDPGDIERHITPRTRVIIAVHMAGTVADMPAILEVADRHGIPVLEDCSQAAGARIDGRPVGSMGTAGATSLQYNKNFTTGEGGMVTTDDDEVFRRAVCFHDTGFERDLEGVSSGEDSAFETFGMGVRMDELRGAVGLVQLEKLPSILQGMQRHQVRLRETLGKTPGIRLRRIADPEGDSGAYFSWIHDSAEAAARFTAAIRAEGIPAGEPHGGIHQYRYMSNLLNKAPVTTAGCPWTCPFNAESPMEYRAGMLPRSDDLLDRARILPLPAQLTDEDVDDVIRAFRKVARAVL; translated from the coding sequence ATGGCGGAATCCCTGGCAATCGACGGCGGAACTCCGGTCCGCACGGAAAACTGGCCACCGCTGATCCCCGGTGGCGCGGTTTACGGGGAAGAAGAAAAACGGGCCGCCATTGAAGTCATCGAAGCCCGCTCACCCTTCCGATACTACGGCATCGAGCCCCTCGGCAAGGTCGACCGGTTCGAAGCGGCCTACGCCCGGTACGTGGGCACGCGTTTCGCCCTCGCCACCCACAGCGGGAGCACGGCGCTTTCCGTGGCCCTGGCCGCTCTCGACGCGGGTCCGGGCACGGAAGTCATCATGCCGGCCTTCATGTGGATCGCCGACGTCAACGCGGTCGTGCATCTGCGCGCCGTACCGGTCCTCGCCGACATCGACGAGACGCTGAACCTCGACCCCGGCGACATCGAACGCCACATCACGCCCCGCACGCGGGTTATCATCGCCGTACACATGGCAGGAACAGTTGCCGACATGCCCGCCATCCTGGAGGTGGCGGACCGGCATGGGATCCCCGTGCTCGAGGACTGCTCCCAGGCAGCGGGCGCGCGCATTGATGGCCGGCCCGTGGGATCCATGGGCACGGCGGGTGCGACCAGCCTGCAGTACAACAAGAACTTCACCACCGGCGAAGGCGGGATGGTCACGACGGACGACGACGAGGTCTTCCGCCGGGCGGTTTGCTTCCACGACACGGGATTCGAACGGGATCTCGAAGGCGTCTCGTCAGGAGAGGACTCGGCGTTCGAGACCTTCGGCATGGGGGTCCGCATGGACGAACTCCGCGGCGCGGTGGGCCTCGTGCAGCTGGAGAAACTGCCTTCCATCCTGCAGGGCATGCAACGCCACCAGGTCAGGCTGCGGGAGACCCTCGGCAAGACGCCGGGCATCCGGCTTCGACGAATCGCGGATCCCGAAGGCGACAGCGGCGCCTATTTCTCCTGGATCCACGACTCGGCGGAAGCGGCGGCCCGTTTCACCGCGGCAATACGGGCGGAAGGCATCCCGGCCGGCGAGCCCCACGGGGGCATTCACCAGTACCGGTACATGTCCAACCTTCTGAATAAGGCACCGGTGACGACCGCAGGATGCCCCTGGACCTGCCCGTTCAACGCCGAAAGCCCGATGGAATACCGTGCCGGCATGCTGCCGCGCAGCGACGATCTGCTCGACCGGGCACGCATCTTGCCGCTGCCCGCCCAGTTGACCGATGAAGACGTGGACGACGTGATCCGGGCGTTCCGAAAGGTCGCGCGGGCTGTCCTGTAA
- a CDS encoding creatininase family protein, which translates to MSRKRVFIGDLTRKEFREGIEGGTIQAAIVPTAATEQHLEHLEMIHDTASVAYMAENAALKLYPHVVVASPIAIGVSEHWMEHRGTLTVRAEIFTEYVYDVCDAIKRGGVTNILILNGHGGNVVPMMNRIDAFRERLGVNVRFNSYWDTYPADVVYQYMDDNRLPGHADEYETSMAMALFPHRVHEADMEMESSAKYGTKEKGEALAPVAVDGVAELLRKMIAGEEIDLEPRTFRPDGATSMLRDHVIEERTNDNG; encoded by the coding sequence ATGTCGAGAAAGCGTGTTTTTATCGGAGACCTGACACGTAAGGAGTTCAGGGAAGGGATCGAAGGCGGCACTATCCAGGCGGCCATCGTGCCCACGGCCGCGACGGAGCAGCACCTGGAACACCTAGAAATGATCCACGACACGGCCAGCGTCGCCTACATGGCGGAAAACGCGGCGCTGAAGCTCTATCCACACGTCGTGGTCGCGTCGCCCATCGCCATCGGGGTGTCGGAGCACTGGATGGAGCACAGGGGCACATTGACCGTGCGCGCGGAGATCTTCACCGAGTACGTCTACGACGTGTGCGACGCCATCAAGCGGGGCGGCGTGACCAATATCCTCATCCTGAACGGACACGGCGGCAATGTAGTCCCCATGATGAACCGGATCGACGCGTTCCGGGAACGGCTCGGTGTCAACGTGCGTTTCAATTCCTACTGGGACACCTATCCGGCCGACGTCGTCTACCAGTACATGGACGACAACCGGCTGCCGGGCCATGCAGACGAATACGAGACCTCCATGGCCATGGCCCTGTTCCCCCACCGGGTGCACGAAGCCGACATGGAAATGGAGAGTTCCGCCAAATACGGGACGAAGGAGAAGGGCGAGGCCCTGGCGCCCGTGGCGGTGGACGGCGTGGCCGAATTGCTCCGGAAGATGATCGCGGGGGAGGAGATCGACCTGGAGCCCCGTACGTTCCGGCCGGACGGCGCCACGTCGATGCTGCGGGATCATGTGATCGAGGAGAGGACGAATGACAATGGATAA
- a CDS encoding phytanoyl-CoA dioxygenase family protein, producing MRPTPANPGVKQVPLLTTDQIARFKRDGFLVLPAVLDPELCRQAREALWDAVTTHHPAMKRDDPSTWAHFNDEVSGQLKAKRPEIGGDPYFFTEGHRFYIRNGTEPFMLDLAPRALWQVAEQLLGKGTVVWPAGADESGMTTGPCFMSDDVVGGLATHGVEETGKWPEKGSFTTEEALRLPRTGPVWSTGQGTRGLYCTLPGSPSPGPDYRGAHTDGACYGRVRFQVTAYLDDLPPDSGGFTVWPGSHSRIWREQWQAFLEGAKHMDEHLAGRKPGYNDPVIQRIKRDTRPVDCHGPAGTAVLWHTKILHIAGQNTSSDIIRQATIYGFLKTPESLPDSLMTDETNMDIWRDWSDEVRAIM from the coding sequence ATGCGACCAACACCAGCCAATCCGGGCGTGAAGCAGGTTCCGCTCCTCACCACCGACCAGATCGCCCGCTTCAAGCGCGACGGTTTCCTCGTGCTGCCCGCCGTGCTCGACCCCGAATTATGCCGGCAGGCCAGGGAAGCACTGTGGGATGCGGTGACAACGCACCATCCCGCCATGAAGCGCGACGATCCCTCCACCTGGGCGCATTTCAACGACGAAGTAAGTGGCCAACTTAAAGCGAAGCGGCCCGAGATCGGCGGCGACCCCTATTTCTTCACCGAAGGTCACCGCTTCTATATCCGTAACGGTACCGAGCCCTTCATGCTCGACCTGGCCCCCCGGGCCCTTTGGCAGGTCGCCGAGCAATTGCTGGGAAAGGGCACAGTAGTCTGGCCCGCCGGAGCGGATGAGTCCGGCATGACGACCGGGCCGTGCTTCATGTCCGACGACGTGGTGGGCGGGCTGGCCACCCACGGGGTCGAAGAGACCGGGAAATGGCCCGAGAAGGGATCATTCACTACGGAAGAAGCGCTGCGCCTGCCCAGGACGGGGCCGGTGTGGTCCACCGGACAGGGGACCCGCGGACTGTACTGCACCCTGCCGGGCAGCCCGTCTCCCGGTCCGGATTACCGCGGCGCCCACACGGACGGCGCCTGCTACGGCCGCGTCCGGTTTCAGGTGACCGCCTATCTCGACGACCTGCCGCCCGATTCCGGCGGCTTCACGGTTTGGCCGGGAAGCCACAGCCGGATCTGGCGCGAACAGTGGCAGGCCTTTCTCGAAGGCGCAAAGCATATGGACGAACACCTGGCGGGACGCAAACCCGGCTACAACGATCCCGTCATCCAGCGCATCAAGCGGGATACCCGACCCGTCGATTGCCACGGTCCAGCCGGCACGGCAGTCCTGTGGCACACCAAGATCCTGCACATCGCCGGACAGAATACGTCTTCAGACATCATCCGCCAGGCGACCATCTACGGCTTCCTCAAAACGCCGGAATCCCTGCCGGACTCGCTCATGACGGACGAAACCAACATGGATATCTGGCGGGACTGGTCCGATGAGGTGCGGGCTATCATGTGA
- the sppA gene encoding signal peptide peptidase SppA, with the protein MARKSDWIIGGLLGGGVLVIVIVMLLLVAGPMLSSDSSLSGMGGGRVALVEVRGTITRGDDTVRQIVKHREDDSVRAIVLRIDSPGGAVAPTQEIFDELRKTREAGKIIVASMGSIAASGGYYIACAADSIVANPGTITGSIGVITVAPNAEDLLEKIGIDWQVVKSGRHKDIGSLNRSMTDEEMGIVQSVVDDVYDQFVGAVASYRPLSREEVVERADGRIYTGNQALPLGLVDRLGTYQDAIALAGRMSGLSEKPNVVRERPKTFFELLLDNMETMTGLYSPGIVEYRYR; encoded by the coding sequence ATGGCGCGAAAATCAGACTGGATTATCGGCGGCCTGCTCGGTGGCGGTGTGCTGGTTATCGTCATCGTCATGTTACTGCTTGTTGCCGGACCCATGCTGAGCAGCGACAGTTCCCTTTCCGGTATGGGCGGCGGCCGGGTCGCGCTGGTCGAAGTCCGAGGTACGATTACCCGGGGTGATGACACGGTCAGGCAGATCGTCAAGCACCGCGAGGACGATTCCGTGCGGGCCATCGTGCTACGCATCGACAGTCCCGGCGGCGCCGTAGCCCCCACGCAGGAGATCTTCGACGAACTGCGCAAGACCCGGGAAGCGGGCAAGATCATCGTGGCGTCCATGGGCAGCATAGCGGCATCGGGCGGATACTACATCGCCTGCGCAGCCGACTCCATCGTCGCCAACCCCGGCACGATCACAGGAAGCATCGGCGTGATCACCGTCGCACCGAACGCGGAAGATCTGCTCGAAAAGATCGGCATCGACTGGCAAGTCGTCAAAAGCGGCCGGCACAAGGACATAGGTTCGCTGAACCGCAGCATGACCGACGAGGAAATGGGGATCGTGCAGTCCGTAGTCGACGACGTATACGACCAGTTTGTCGGCGCGGTGGCCAGTTACAGGCCGCTTTCCCGCGAAGAGGTGGTCGAACGGGCGGACGGTCGGATATACACCGGAAACCAGGCACTGCCCCTGGGTCTCGTGGACCGCCTGGGTACCTACCAGGACGCGATCGCCCTGGCCGGCAGGATGTCCGGTCTATCGGAAAAGCCCAATGTGGTGCGGGAACGGCCCAAGACGTTTTTCGAACTGTTGTTGGATAACATGGAGACGATGACCGGTCTGTATTCACCGGGCATCGTCGAATACCGGTATCGATAA
- a CDS encoding type II toxin-antitoxin system VapB family antitoxin, with protein MATYVSIDPELLKKALQVGGEKTRKETVNKALQEFIARRERERLLDLFGKLDWDEAYDYKRERMRR; from the coding sequence ATGGCAACGTACGTTTCAATCGATCCCGAGCTACTGAAAAAGGCGCTCCAGGTCGGTGGCGAGAAAACCAGGAAGGAAACCGTCAACAAAGCCTTGCAGGAGTTCATCGCGCGGCGGGAGCGGGAACGACTGCTCGACCTGTTTGGCAAACTCGACTGGGATGAAGCGTATGACTACAAGCGTGAGCGGATGCGACGTTGA
- a CDS encoding LysM peptidoglycan-binding domain-containing protein, whose product MLSTICTVNRSIPTSRLRTLGRLTIFLSLLCASPAWLQAGPLHADVSPTDASSLSASVFVYVPFHSPDTSAASATAAATTPANTNTPSTPTATEGNQGIVAETAKGDEGLASGSAVPDAVSVADTYLEEQSGTAGFSLLAPYLDEFDRVEAPEPPWPDFGRFDVPISYNDRVKTAIHVLRGDASGVFAEWLGRTNRYRAMIQSILSRSGLPGDLVYVAMVESGFDPRARSREGGAGLWQLSPADAARYGLTRNDEIDERYDPEKSTRAAAARFKDLYLELGSWDLVLAAHHAGSEPVQRAGSLSLWNMRLPGRSIPFVAFVMASAIISKSPEVYGFEPLGGLPVIHEAVPVQRAMLLEEVAEGLKIQVEKLRELNPELRRWKAVPGFDLNVPLGTRRTYAAWAGIEPPGPDPSEMTFYRVRRGDTLGRISRRFGVRTGDIITENNIRRPNRLRIGQVLAIPLFGSSIRSSNQSIANRRPRDVPPPDPATHQAISYRIRRGDTLARISRRYGVSMANLQDWNKLNNPGDIIAGRSLTIYVPRPSGTAGGGSTQTGTPGTGSGPNRGEGGAAASGAIIYTVKPGDTLWDIARAHNVTVSALRRTNGLGRRTAIHPGDRLRIDPSDS is encoded by the coding sequence ATGCTCAGCACCATCTGCACAGTTAATCGCAGTATACCGACCAGCCGTTTACGCACCCTGGGCCGGCTGACGATCTTCCTGTCTTTACTGTGTGCGTCTCCCGCATGGCTTCAGGCGGGCCCCCTACATGCCGACGTTTCACCGACCGACGCTTCTTCACTTTCAGCGTCGGTTTTTGTTTATGTACCGTTCCATTCCCCGGATACGAGCGCGGCTTCGGCCACCGCAGCGGCGACTACCCCGGCCAACACCAACACCCCGTCCACGCCCACGGCCACTGAAGGCAATCAGGGGATCGTCGCGGAAACGGCGAAGGGGGATGAGGGGCTCGCATCCGGTTCCGCCGTCCCGGACGCGGTTTCTGTAGCGGACACCTACCTCGAAGAACAGTCCGGCACCGCCGGTTTTTCCCTGCTCGCCCCCTACCTGGATGAATTCGACCGCGTCGAGGCCCCCGAACCTCCGTGGCCCGATTTCGGCCGTTTCGACGTTCCCATCAGCTACAACGACCGGGTGAAAACGGCAATCCACGTCCTGCGGGGCGACGCTTCCGGTGTTTTCGCCGAATGGCTGGGCCGGACCAACCGCTACCGGGCCATGATCCAGTCGATACTCTCCAGGTCCGGATTGCCCGGCGACCTGGTCTACGTCGCCATGGTCGAAAGCGGCTTCGATCCCCGGGCGCGCTCCCGGGAAGGCGGGGCGGGCCTGTGGCAACTTTCTCCGGCGGACGCGGCACGCTACGGACTGACCCGGAACGATGAGATCGACGAGCGTTACGACCCGGAGAAGTCCACACGGGCGGCGGCGGCGAGGTTCAAGGACCTCTACCTGGAGCTGGGCAGTTGGGACCTCGTCCTGGCGGCCCATCATGCCGGGTCCGAACCCGTGCAGCGGGCGGGGAGCCTGAGTCTCTGGAACATGAGGCTGCCCGGCCGATCGATCCCCTTCGTCGCCTTCGTCATGGCATCGGCCATTATCTCCAAGTCGCCCGAAGTATACGGATTCGAACCCCTGGGCGGCCTTCCGGTGATCCACGAGGCCGTACCGGTGCAGCGTGCGATGTTACTGGAAGAAGTGGCAGAGGGTTTGAAGATCCAGGTCGAGAAGCTCCGAGAGCTGAATCCGGAATTGCGGCGCTGGAAGGCCGTGCCCGGATTCGATCTCAACGTGCCGCTGGGCACCAGGCGTACCTACGCCGCGTGGGCCGGCATCGAACCGCCCGGACCGGATCCATCCGAGATGACGTTTTACCGGGTCCGGCGCGGAGACACCCTGGGGCGGATTTCCCGCCGGTTCGGCGTGCGCACGGGGGATATCATCACCGAGAACAACATTCGACGCCCGAACCGGTTGCGGATCGGCCAGGTACTCGCCATACCTCTTTTCGGCTCATCGATCCGTTCGTCGAATCAGTCGATTGCCAATCGGAGGCCCAGAGACGTGCCGCCGCCCGATCCCGCGACCCATCAGGCCATCTCCTACCGGATCAGACGGGGCGATACGCTGGCGCGCATCAGCAGGAGATACGGCGTTTCGATGGCCAACCTGCAGGACTGGAACAAGCTGAACAATCCGGGAGACATCATCGCGGGCCGCAGCCTGACCATCTACGTTCCGCGCCCGAGCGGCACCGCGGGCGGCGGTTCGACGCAGACCGGCACGCCCGGGACGGGAAGCGGACCGAACCGCGGAGAGGGCGGAGCTGCGGCATCCGGTGCCATCATCTACACCGTAAAACCGGGTGACACCCTCTGGGATATAGCACGGGCCCACAATGTGACCGTGAGCGCACTGCGCAGGACGAACGGATTGGGCAGGCGCACCGCCATACATCCCGGAGACCGGCTTCGCATCGACCCTTCCGACTCCTAA
- a CDS encoding aminotransferase class V-fold PLP-dependent enzyme, with the protein MSKETGPVQTDTLPPPDEAFWKGIRRDQFYLEPDIAFLQGGSVGPSPKPVVDRVTEAIRAFDSDPLKHQQKYWPIVEESREKLARFVGTRPERIALVQNTTMALSVFAQGVTWKVGGEILMTDQEYGAVNACFDYVAERHGMTVRRVHLPMEITDQQQIIDVFESGLNEKTAAMVFGHVYWSTGLVTPVKELTEIGRDRGVWVVVDGAHAVSMVPLHLDAWNPHFYASSLHKWTLSPKGTGMLFVSDDAHDRVEPLILGSSAHPNPNASRFDMMGTRDQTPFIGLDTALDFQQEIGWDHIRTYCRGLVDYMRERLGRIRGVRFLTPRDPEMSGFITTFTIEGADLQKIRQEMWDDEKIETVAFHINDVPVFRISTHFYNSREEIDRMVRAIERRL; encoded by the coding sequence ATGAGCAAAGAAACTGGCCCGGTCCAGACCGACACGCTGCCCCCTCCGGACGAAGCATTCTGGAAGGGGATCCGCCGCGACCAGTTTTACCTGGAACCCGATATCGCCTTTCTCCAGGGCGGCTCGGTCGGTCCGTCGCCCAAGCCGGTGGTGGACCGCGTGACCGAGGCCATCCGGGCCTTCGACAGCGACCCGTTGAAGCACCAGCAGAAGTACTGGCCTATCGTCGAAGAATCACGAGAAAAGCTGGCGAGGTTCGTCGGCACGCGGCCGGAGCGTATCGCGCTGGTCCAGAACACCACCATGGCGCTCAGCGTCTTCGCACAGGGCGTGACCTGGAAGGTGGGCGGCGAAATCCTGATGACGGACCAGGAGTATGGTGCGGTCAACGCCTGTTTCGACTACGTGGCCGAGCGGCACGGCATGACTGTCCGAAGGGTGCATCTCCCCATGGAGATCACCGATCAGCAGCAGATTATTGATGTGTTTGAAAGCGGACTGAACGAAAAAACGGCGGCCATGGTCTTCGGCCACGTGTACTGGTCTACGGGGTTGGTCACTCCTGTGAAGGAACTGACCGAAATCGGACGGGACCGCGGCGTCTGGGTGGTCGTGGACGGCGCGCATGCCGTGAGCATGGTGCCGCTGCACCTGGACGCATGGAATCCCCATTTCTACGCGTCCAGCCTCCACAAGTGGACGCTTTCCCCCAAGGGCACGGGCATGCTCTTCGTATCGGACGACGCCCACGACCGGGTCGAGCCGCTCATCCTGGGATCCAGCGCCCACCCAAACCCCAATGCCAGCCGGTTCGACATGATGGGCACCCGGGACCAAACGCCCTTCATCGGATTGGACACGGCCCTCGACTTCCAGCAGGAGATCGGCTGGGATCATATCCGGACCTACTGCCGCGGCCTGGTCGACTACATGCGGGAACGCCTCGGCCGCATCCGGGGTGTACGCTTCCTGACGCCACGGGACCCCGAGATGTCCGGGTTCATCACCACTTTTACCATCGAGGGTGCAGATCTTCAAAAGATCCGACAGGAAATGTGGGACGACGAGAAGATCGAGACCGTGGCCTTTCACATCAACGACGTGCCCGTGTTCCGGATTTCCACCCACTTCTATAACAGCCGGGAGGAAATCGACCGCATGGTCCGGGCCATCGAGCGGCGACTGTAG
- a CDS encoding integration host factor subunit beta yields MTKADIVARIAQSTGMTKVDTAEVLNALLDSISSALGRGEKIELRGFGIFKVKERKARVARNPKTGTGIRIPPCVVPVFKPSDHLKNRVQKEN; encoded by the coding sequence ATGACTAAGGCCGATATCGTGGCTCGCATCGCACAATCCACCGGGATGACCAAGGTGGACACCGCGGAAGTGCTGAACGCGTTGCTGGATTCGATCTCATCCGCGCTGGGCAGGGGCGAGAAGATCGAACTGCGTGGATTCGGCATCTTCAAGGTGAAGGAAAGGAAGGCGCGCGTCGCCCGCAATCCGAAAACCGGAACCGGGATCCGGATTCCACCGTGCGTGGTGCCGGTTTTCAAACCGTCAGACCATCTGAAAAACCGAGTACAGAAGGAAAACTAA